DNA from Amycolatopsis sp. DSM 110486:
CTGCCGCGTGGCAGGCGCCAGGTCGAACCCGATTCCCCAGGTACCGGCCGACTGCAGCATCTCCCCGAGCACCTGCAGCAGCGCTCCGGCCACGAGCACCGCGACGGCCACCGTCGCCGACGAGCCCGCCGCCGACAGCGCGAACGCCACACAGGACACGGCCAGCAGCACCCCGGAGTGCCGCACCAGCCGCGTCGCCGAGCGCAGGCCGGTCACCCGCGTCGCCACGCGCACCTGGCCCAGCACAACCACGATCGTGTTCAGCACGAACAGGGCCGACACCGTCCACTCGGGAGCGGCGGTCCGCGAGACGATCCACAGTGGAATCGCGACGCTCAGCAACGGCATGCGCAGCAACAGGATCGCGTTCAACAGTGTGACGAGCGCGTAGGGCCGGTCACGCAGCACGGCCAGCGCCGGCTCGCCCTTGACCCGCGGCACCGGCGCGACGGCCGGCAGCAGGCGCAGCAGCACGGCGGACACTGCGAACGCGGCCGCGTCGAGGGAGAACGCGGCGACGTAAGCGCCGGGCGTGTCGGCCAGCAGCGCGAGCCCGCCGAGTCCCGCTCCGACGGCCAGCCCGCGCCACGAGCACATCACGACGCTGCTGCACGAGGAATTCGCGGAACTGCTCACGCCGGTGCCCTCGGCTGCCGGGTTGCACCTGTGTGCACTGTCCGAAGTGGACGTGGGACCTGTTGCGGCACGGGCGAACCGGGGCGGTGTCGGCGTGCAGACATTGGCGGGACTTTGCGGGGAACCCGCGCCGTCCGGGCTGGCCCTCGGGTACGGCGCCGTGGCCCCGGAGAAGATCGCGGCCGGGCTCGCCGTACTGAAACGTGTGTTCGACGAGGGTTGACCTCACAGCACACCGGCGTACGGTCGGACGTGTTGGCTGTTGTTCAGACACGTGCTCCGGTCAGCGCCCCTGCAGGTTCCTGCGAGAGGAGCGCTCCATGAACACCCCGTTTTCCCCGGTCTCGATACCGGCGGAGCTCACCATCACGACCACCGACCACGAGGGCACCCGCGTGCTCACCCCGGTGGGCGACCTCGACGCCGCCACCGCCCACGTTTTCGCCGAAGCACTCGCGGACGCCGCGCGGCTCGGCGGGCCCGTGGTGGCGGATCTCTCCCGCGTCGAGTTCCTCGGCTGCGCCGGAATCCGCGCGTTGTTCGCCGCGCACGATCGGGCTGTTTCGTTCACCGTGGTGTGTGACGGCGTGCACGGCGTGCGCCGCTGCCTCGACGTGACCGGCGCGTCCGACACGCTGGCCGTGCACACGACGCTCACCGAAGCGCTGGCGGCCGCGGTCGCGTCCTGAGCGAGTTTCGGGGCCCGGGGCCTCGGGTAGGCCGAGATCATGACTGCTCACACAACGAACGTCCCGGACCTCGAGCTGAACAACGGCGTGCGCATCCCGCAGTTCGGGTTCGGCGTGTTCCAGATCCCGGAGGACGACACCGCCGACGCCGTGCGGACCGCGCTCGAGGCGGGCTACCGCCACATCGACACCGCGCAGATGTACCGCAACGAAGCCGGTGTAGGCGAGGGCATCGAGAAGTCGGGTGTGCCTCGTGAGGAAGTCTTCGTCACCACGAAGCTCGCCAACGACGCCCAAGGCCACGACAATGCGATCAACGCGCTCGAAGGCAGCCTGCGCCGGCTCGGCCTCGAATACGTGGACCTGTACCTGATCCACTGGCCGTTGCCGCACCAGGACAAGTACGTGCGCACCTGGGAAGGCTTCGAAGAGCTGCTGCGCGCCGGGAAGGCGCGCTCGATCGGCGTGTCGAACTTCCAGGTGGAGCACCTCGAAGAGCTCGCCCGCCAGACCGGCACGGTGCCGGCGGTGAACCAGATCGAACTGCACCCCGCGTTGCAGCAGACCGAAATGCGCGCCTACCACCGCGCGCACGGCATCGCGACGGAGGCGTGGAGCCCCCTCGCGCAGGCGGCCGTGCTGTCCGACCCGGTGCTGACCGGGCTGGCGGACAAGCACGGCAAGACCGCGGCCCAGGTGGTGCTGCGCTGGCACCTGCAGCTGGGCAACATCGTGTTCCCGAAGTCGGCCACGCCCTCGCGCATCCGCGAGAACATCGACGTGTTCGATTTCGAACTCGCCGACGAGGACCTGGAAGCGATCGGCAAGCTCGACGCCGACCACCGCACGGGCCCGCACCCCGACACGTTCCGCGGCTGAACCGTCGCCGCGGGTTTTCCCCCGCTGGTCGAGGGGTAGTTCTTCGGAAGAGGCCGGAAGGAGTGTGCCGGGATGAGCACAGAAGCGTACGTCTCGTTCCTCGCCATCGGTGTGGTGCTCGTGCTGATCGACGGGCAGGTCATCTACCGCAGCGGACGCGGGTACCTGGAGAGTTCCTATGGTGACCCGGCCGCCGGCGCGTCGATGACCCGGTTGGTCACGGTGCTGTTCCACCTGGTGACGCTGGGACTGCTGGCGTTGCTGTCCACGATTCCGCTGGGCGACAGCGATCTGCCCGGCGTGGTGGGCCGCGTCGGCGTGCTGCTGCTGGTGCTGGCGATCGTGCACGCCATCACGCTCACCGTGCTGGGCCGCATCCGCGGCGAGCAGGTGGGCGAGGCCGTGGTGAACCGCAGGATTTCGCGCCGGGAGGCCGAGCAACGCGGAACGGCGGTGACCACGGCCGTGCCGGCCCAGGAGGCGAGCTATCCGGACGTGAGCCCACCGCTGGAGCATCGCGCGCCGTGAACGCCCTTCATGCCTCAGACTTTCGTGAACGAACCTGAGGAGTGACGGAATGAACAGACCCGTGGTCGAAATCGAACGCGAGCGCAAGTACGAGGTCGCGCAGGACGCGGTGGTCCCCGAGTTCGTCGGCGGCGGGACGGTGCAGGGCCAGGACGCTCCGGCCGAGGAGCAGCTCGACGCGACGTACTACGACACCGCCGGCTTTTCCCTCGTACGCGCCGGGATCACCCTGCGCCGCCGCGTGGGCGGGCACGACGCCGGATGGCACCTGAAGCTGCCGGTCGGGCCCGACGAGCGCGAGGAGCTG
Protein-coding regions in this window:
- a CDS encoding STAS domain-containing protein, producing MNTPFSPVSIPAELTITTTDHEGTRVLTPVGDLDAATAHVFAEALADAARLGGPVVADLSRVEFLGCAGIRALFAAHDRAVSFTVVCDGVHGVRRCLDVTGASDTLAVHTTLTEALAAAVAS
- a CDS encoding aldo/keto reductase — translated: MTAHTTNVPDLELNNGVRIPQFGFGVFQIPEDDTADAVRTALEAGYRHIDTAQMYRNEAGVGEGIEKSGVPREEVFVTTKLANDAQGHDNAINALEGSLRRLGLEYVDLYLIHWPLPHQDKYVRTWEGFEELLRAGKARSIGVSNFQVEHLEELARQTGTVPAVNQIELHPALQQTEMRAYHRAHGIATEAWSPLAQAAVLSDPVLTGLADKHGKTAAQVVLRWHLQLGNIVFPKSATPSRIRENIDVFDFELADEDLEAIGKLDADHRTGPHPDTFRG